The Fusobacterium necrophorum subsp. necrophorum genome includes the window ACGAATTTGGAAGAAGTGGAAACAAGAAATAGAAAGACAGGGGTATTCTTGTATTGTAGCTTTGGCTCCCGGAAGTCGTTGGGAGACGAAGAGATGGCCTATAGAATATTTTCAGGAAGTTTTGGACAGGCTTTCGGAAACGGAAAAGATTGCTGTTTTGCTTCTAGGGGGGAAAGAAGAGCAAGAACTGCCTTTTCAATGGAAAAAGGGAGTTTGGGATTTGCGCGGAAAAACAAGCTTATTGCAACTGGCGAAAGTCTTGCAGGAAGTGAACTATGTTGTGACAAATGATTCTTCTCCGATTCATATCGCCTCTTCTTCTCCAAAGGCAAAGATTATTGCAATCTTTGGTCCTACGGTAAAAGAGATTGGCTTTACTCCTTGGTCGGATAACAGCGTCGTAATAGAACTGGAGGATTTGGATTGCCGACCATGTAGCATTCATGGGACAAATACCTGCCCTCAAAAGCATTTTCGTTGTATGAGGGAGTTGAAGCCGGAGTTGGTCTTGCAGGAAATACGAGAATATGACAGGGAGGAAGCATGAAAAAAAAGTTGTCACAGCAGGAAAGGATATACTATTTTTCGAAAGAGGCTTTTTCTTTGTTTGAATATTGGAAAGCCGGAAATTATCGTTTACTTAAGGTATTGAAAGATACCGACAGAAGTTACGTAGCTCTCTTAGAGATTGGAGGAAGTAAATTTATTTATAAAGAACCGAGAGAAAAAAATCAAAGAAAATGGCAGAGGTTTTTATCTATATTTCGTGGAAGTGAGAGCAGAAGAGAGGGATTGCAAATGTTGGAAATTGAAAAAAAAGGCTTTTTAGGGCCTAAGTTTCAATTTGCTTATGAAAGAAAATGGGCTTCTATGACAATACATTCTTTCTTAGTCTATTCCTATCTTGATGCCGAAGAGATGACAGTTCACAAAGCGGAAAAAGCATTTGCTTATCTTAAGAAAATACACGATGCCGGCTTTTTACATGGAGATTCTCAACTATCCAATTTTTTAATGGATGGAGAAGATATCTATCTGATTGATTCCAAATTTCAGAAAAACAAATATGGAGCTTTGGGAAGTGCTTATGAAAATTATTATTTTGAGTTAAGTTGTCCCTCTTGCTCTTTCTTGACGGATCGAAGTCATTGGGCTTATAAAATTGCTAAAAAATGGAAGGATTTAAAAGAATGGTGGGTAAAGATCAAGACAAAGAGAAGAGAAAGAAAATGAAAATTTTAGTGATTCGATTGAGCTCTATTGGAGATGTATTATTGACAACAGCTGTTTTAAAAGCTTGGAAAAAAAAGTATCCGGATTCTATTTTAGACTTTGTAGTCTTAAAGCAATTTCAAGCTGCGATTCAAGATTGTCCTTATATTGACCATATTTATGTGTTTGATAAGAAAAAACATGACGGAATACGCAATATCAGAAAATTTTCCAAAGCATTAAAAGAAAATGGGTATGACTACGTCTTTGACCTGCACAATAAATTTCGTTCCCAATGGATGAGATGGAGTATGGGAATTCCTTATTTTGTCTATCCGAAAAGAAAATGGTGGAAATCTCTCTTGGTGAATTTGGGCTTGATTTCCTACCAAGTAGATGATACGATTATAAAAAATTATTTTGCTGCCTTTTCTTCTTTTTCTTTGGATTATCATGGAGAAGATTTGTATTTTGCTGTCAAAGAAGAAGAGAAAAAAAAGTTTGAAAGTTATCGAAATTTTCCCGTATTGGCACCGGGAGCATCTAAGAATACGAAGAAATGGCCTGTAGAAAATTTTGCTCTTTTAGCAAAATTATTGCATCAAAAGTATTCATATCCAAGCATTTTAATCGGCGGGAAAGAGGACGAGGAAAATTGCAACAAGATTATAGAATTAAGCGAAGGAAGTGCTATTTCCTTTGCGGGAAAGCTGAGTTTACAGGAGAGCGGAGCCTTATTGTCACAGGCAGCTTTTCTGGTAAGTAATGATTCAGGTCCCTTTCATATTGCGAGAGGAGTGAAGTGTCCAAGTTTTGTTATTTTTGGACCAACCAGTCCGGGAATGTTTGAATTAGGGGAACAGGATGTTCTTATCTATGCAGGAGTGGAATGTTCTCCTTGCAGTTTACATGGGGATAAGAAATGTCCCAAAAAACATTTTCGTTGTATGAAAGAAATTACTGCGGAACAGATTTTGAAGAAGATAGAGGAAAAAAATTCAAAAGAAGGAGTGTTTAGCGATGGCAAAAGCAAAAGAAAAAACGATGGAGTTAACAGCGAAGCAAAAGGCCTTAGAAACGGCTGTAAAAGAAATAACTAAGGATTTTGGAGAAGGGGCTATTATGAAATTGGGAGATAATAGTCATATGCAAATTGAAGTAATCCCGACGGGAAGTTTAAATTTGGATGCAGCTTTGGGATTGGGAGGAGTTCCCAGAGGAAGAGTGGTAGAGATTTATGGAGCGGAGAGTTCCGGAAAGACAACCATTGCTTTACACATTATAGCAGAAGCACAAAAAATGGGGGGGATTGCAGCTTTTATTGATGCGGAACATGCTTTGGATCCTGTGTATGCAAAGGCCTTGGGTGTAGATATTGATGAGCTTTTGATTGCACAGCCGGATTTCGGGGAACAGGCCTTGGATATTGCAGATACCCTAGTGCGTTCCGGAGCCATTGATGTGATTGTAGTGGATTCTGTGGCAGCTTTGGTTCCCAAAGTGGAAATTGACGGAGAAATGTCGGATCAGCAAATGGGACTGCAAGCAAGATTGATGTCGAAGGCCTTGCGAAAATTAACGGCTACCTTGAATAAATCCAAAACAACCATGATTTTTATCAACCAAATTCGTGAAAAAATCGGTGGCTTTGGGTTTGGACCTCAAACGACGACCACCGGAGGAAAGGCATTGAAATTCTATTCTTCCGTTCGTATGGAAGTAAAAAGAATTGCTGCCGTGAAGCAAGGGGAGGATGTTATCGGAAATGAAACCGTGGTAAAAGTGACGAAGAATAAAATTGCTCCTCCCTTCAAAGAAGCTTCTTTCCAAATTATGTATGGAAAAGGAATTTCAAAGGTGGGAGAAATTTTGGATATCGCTTTGGCAAAAGATATTGTGGCAAAATCGGGAGCTTGGTTCAGTTTTGGAGAAATTCGTCTGGGACAGGGAAAGGAAAATGTCAAGGCAAGGTTGGAGGAAGAAAAAGACTTGCTGAATGCTA containing:
- a CDS encoding glycosyltransferase family 9 protein, producing the protein MKILVIRLSSIGDVLLTTAVLKAWKKKYPDSILDFVVLKQFQAAIQDCPYIDHIYVFDKKKHDGIRNIRKFSKALKENGYDYVFDLHNKFRSQWMRWSMGIPYFVYPKRKWWKSLLVNLGLISYQVDDTIIKNYFAAFSSFSLDYHGEDLYFAVKEEEKKKFESYRNFPVLAPGASKNTKKWPVENFALLAKLLHQKYSYPSILIGGKEDEENCNKIIELSEGSAISFAGKLSLQESGALLSQAAFLVSNDSGPFHIARGVKCPSFVIFGPTSPGMFELGEQDVLIYAGVECSPCSLHGDKKCPKKHFRCMKEITAEQILKKIEEKNSKEGVFSDGKSKRKNDGVNSEAKGLRNGCKRNN
- a CDS encoding lipopolysaccharide core heptose(II) kinase RfaY; translated protein: MKKKLSQQERIYYFSKEAFSLFEYWKAGNYRLLKVLKDTDRSYVALLEIGGSKFIYKEPREKNQRKWQRFLSIFRGSESRREGLQMLEIEKKGFLGPKFQFAYERKWASMTIHSFLVYSYLDAEEMTVHKAEKAFAYLKKIHDAGFLHGDSQLSNFLMDGEDIYLIDSKFQKNKYGALGSAYENYYFELSCPSCSFLTDRSHWAYKIAKKWKDLKEWWVKIKTKRRERK
- a CDS encoding glycosyltransferase family 9 protein, with protein sequence MKILIIHTAFIGDVVLSTPMITKIAEKYAGAEIYYLTVPAGASILKNNPHITKIISYDKKGKDKTWGAFFRIVGELRKEHFDMIYCPHRYLRSMLLSLLIGAREKIGYRTAPLSCFFTKKIEYHKNFHEVRRLLAFVEGEENKKYEIALYPKEPEERIWKKWKQEIERQGYSCIVALAPGSRWETKRWPIEYFQEVLDRLSETEKIAVLLLGGKEEQELPFQWKKGVWDLRGKTSLLQLAKVLQEVNYVVTNDSSPIHIASSSPKAKIIAIFGPTVKEIGFTPWSDNSVVIELEDLDCRPCSIHGTNTCPQKHFRCMRELKPELVLQEIREYDREEA
- the recA gene encoding recombinase RecA; protein product: MAKAKEKTMELTAKQKALETAVKEITKDFGEGAIMKLGDNSHMQIEVIPTGSLNLDAALGLGGVPRGRVVEIYGAESSGKTTIALHIIAEAQKMGGIAAFIDAEHALDPVYAKALGVDIDELLIAQPDFGEQALDIADTLVRSGAIDVIVVDSVAALVPKVEIDGEMSDQQMGLQARLMSKALRKLTATLNKSKTTMIFINQIREKIGGFGFGPQTTTTGGKALKFYSSVRMEVKRIAAVKQGEDVIGNETVVKVTKNKIAPPFKEASFQIMYGKGISKVGEILDIALAKDIVAKSGAWFSFGEIRLGQGKENVKARLEEEKDLLNAIYDEIKKLEAPQEEVLGEEREEISKAKE